In Drosophila nasuta strain 15112-1781.00 chromosome 2R, ASM2355853v1, whole genome shotgun sequence, a single genomic region encodes these proteins:
- the LOC132786560 gene encoding dual specificity protein kinase pyk3-like isoform X5, which translates to MDKIVTSVSSNEIQIRERIGYGSYGVVHKALWQTELEVITIAVKIIEDKSQDSETEKIRFEKNILREIENLQKCTHPNIITLYGVSKYSDNICLLFEYADCGSLYKFLHRTKREVSMDERIDWMLQCAKGIEYLHKKSIVHRDLKTQNLLLFNGYRTLKICDFGTVKELVTINTEVIGTVCYMAPEVCNFNGKYTEKCDVFSFAIIFWEVMSRKKPFYEFNNLHALAIQKKIIEDKRPNLNDIIYKNCDWVKPIIKKCWDHDPKKRATMKELSDFLPNYDIYIFFNEIQFRRGMQLRGITDFCTAIWKNKKIVVHKIKDYFEEDEKSFFKEIRNLKRLNHSNIITLYGASKYPDNRLCVLSEFADCDSLYDCIHDDDFKISYYQILRWMLQCAKALKYLHTKKIVHRSLSSRNLLLFDKYRVLKISNIYQVKKFRSVPDPYLAPEYWDTNGKFTEKGNIFSFAIIFLEVMTRKKPFELYRLMEIFSVAHNLKNDDLLDLIHMEINESDTIMQIIKKCLNRNPENRPTMKRIVSFLGCDYRFRINVDHADLGFTTFTDSTCETLCTALWRRSESNGLVKHDFDTDLITTKVALKEIDCNKKMIWEIMREVPKILGLAHENIATLYGVSLNYLNKICMVVEYAKCRTLYHLLHCRFGVLAWEKHNPSGSYNSKLVTFR; encoded by the exons ATGGACAAAATAGTTACAAGTGTGAGCTCCAATGAGATACAAATACGTGAAAGG ATTGGGTATGGCAGCTATGGTGTTGTCCATAAAGCATTGTGGCAGACTGAATTGGAAGTTATAACAATTGCTGTGAAAATAATTGAAGACAAAAGTCAAGATTCAGAAACAGAGAAGATTCGTTTCGAAAAGAATATTCTCCGAGAAATAGagaatttacaaaaatgtacTCATCCGAATATTATCACATTGTACGGAGTCTCCAAATACAGTGATAACATTTGTTTACTGTTCGAGTATGCGGATTGTGGATCACTCTACAAATTCTTGCACCGCACGAAAAGGGAAGTTTCGATGGACGAGAGGATTGATTGGATGCTGCAATGTGCCAAG GGTATAGAGTACTTGCATAAAAAAAGCATAGTTCACCGGGATCTTAAGACGCAAAACTTGTTACTTTTCAATGGATATCGCACGTTGAAAATATGCGATTTTGGTACAGTTAAAGAACTTGTGACAATAAATACCGAGGTAATCGGGACTGTTTGTTACATGGCACCAGAagtttgt AATTTCAATGGAAAATACACTGAAAAGTGTGATGTGTTTAGCTTTGCAATCATATTTTGGGAAGTTATGTCAAGGAAGAAGCCATTTTacgaatttaataatttgcatgcattggcaatccaaaaaaaaataattgaag ATAAGCGTCCGAATTTAAATGACATTATTTACAAGAATTGTGATTGGGTTAaaccaataataaaaaaatgctgGGATCATGATCCAAAAAAGCGGGCAACGATGAAAGAGCTGTCTGATTTTCTCCCGAATTAtgacatatacatattttttaacgAGATCCAATTTAGGAGAGGT atGCAGCTTAGAGGAATTACTGATTTTTGCACAGCAatttggaaaaacaaaaaaattgttgtacaCAAAATTAAAGACTATTTTGAAGAAGACGAAAAATCTTTCTTCAAAGAAATTCGTAATTTGAAAAGGTTGAAccattcaaatattattacattatatGGTGCCTCCAAATATCCCGACAATCGCTTATGCGTACTTTCTGAGTTTGCAGATTGTGACTCACTTTATGATTGTATACATGATGATGATTTCAAGATTTCATACTATCAGATACTGCGTTGGATGTTGCAATGTGCCAAG gcTTTGAAGTACttgcatacaaaaaaaatagtccATCGATCTCTAAGTTCGCGCAATTTATTACTATTCGATAAGTATCgtgtattaaaaataagtaatatttATCAAGTGAAGAAATTTCGTAGTGTGCCAGATCCCTATTTGGCTCCAGAATACTGG GATACTAATGGAAAATTTACAGAAAAGGGTAATATATTTAGCTTTGCCATTATTTTCTTGGAAGTAATGACGAGGAAAAAGCCGTTTGAACTATATAGACTTATGGAGATATTTTCAGTCGCACATAATCTAAAAAATG ATGATCTTTTAGATTTGATTCACATGGAAATAAACGAGTCAGATActataatgcaaataataaaaaaatgcttaaatcGAAATCCAGAAAATAGACCAACTATGAAACGAATTGTGTCTTTTCTCGGATGCGATTATAGGTTTCGCATTAATGTGGACCATGCTGACTTGGGATTCACGACATTT ACTGACTCTACCTGTGAGACGCTTTGCACAGCATTGTGGAGACGTTCGGAATCTAATGGTTTAGTAAAACATGATTTTGATACTGATTTAATAACGACAAAGGTGGCACTAAAAGAAATTGACTGCAATAAGAAAATGATATGGGAAATTATGAGAGAAGTCCCCAAGATTTTAGGTCTAGCTCATGAGAATATTGCCACATTATACGGagtttctttaaattatttgaataaaatttgcatGGTTGTCGAGTATGCAAAATGTAGAACACTCTACCATTTGCTGCATTGTC GGTTTGGAGTACTTGCATGGGAAAAACATAATCCATCGGGGTCTTACAACTCGAAGCTTGTTACTTTTCGATAA
- the LOC132786560 gene encoding dual specificity protein kinase pyk3-like isoform X2: protein MDKIVTSVSSNEIQIRERIGYGSYGVVHKALWQTELEVITIAVKIIEDKSQDSETEKIRFEKNILREIENLQKCTHPNIITLYGVSKYSDNICLLFEYADCGSLYKFLHRTKREVSMDERIDWMLQCAKGIEYLHKKSIVHRDLKTQNLLLFNGYRTLKICDFGTVKELVTINTEVIGTVCYMAPEVCNFNGKYTEKCDVFSFAIIFWEVMSRKKPFYEFNNLHALAIQKKIIEDKRPNLNDIIYKNCDWVKPIIKKCWDHDPKKRATMKELSDFLPNYDIYIFFNEIQFRRGMQLRGITDFCTAIWKNKKIVVHKIKDYFEEDEKSFFKEIRNLKRLNHSNIITLYGASKYPDNRLCVLSEFADCDSLYDCIHDDDFKISYYQILRWMLQCAKALKYLHTKKIVHRSLSSRNLLLFDKYRVLKISNIYQVKKFRSVPDPYLAPEYWDTNGKFTEKGNIFSFAIIFLEVMTRKKPFELYRLMEIFSVAHNLKNDLIHMEINESDTIMQIIKKCLNRNPENRPTMKRIVSFLGCDYRFRINVDHADLGFTTFTDSTCETLCTALWRRSESNGLVKHDFDTDLITTKVALKEIDCNKKMIWEIMREVPKILGLAHENIATLYGVSLNYLNKICMVVEYAKCRTLYHLLHCRKYKRILFREKLNWIQQCAKGLEYLHGKNIIHRGLTTRSLLLFDNCRKLKIADFGKMNEVEKIRTDLMCCYLAPEVCMGKKNYSEKSDVFSFGIIFWEVIQREKPFSDWDLHDISEHIKRGIRPDIYNLINDDYSGIVPIMECCWRQSSTDRPTMSEVRRDLNYSIKRYDHQSNCCIS from the exons ATGGACAAAATAGTTACAAGTGTGAGCTCCAATGAGATACAAATACGTGAAAGG ATTGGGTATGGCAGCTATGGTGTTGTCCATAAAGCATTGTGGCAGACTGAATTGGAAGTTATAACAATTGCTGTGAAAATAATTGAAGACAAAAGTCAAGATTCAGAAACAGAGAAGATTCGTTTCGAAAAGAATATTCTCCGAGAAATAGagaatttacaaaaatgtacTCATCCGAATATTATCACATTGTACGGAGTCTCCAAATACAGTGATAACATTTGTTTACTGTTCGAGTATGCGGATTGTGGATCACTCTACAAATTCTTGCACCGCACGAAAAGGGAAGTTTCGATGGACGAGAGGATTGATTGGATGCTGCAATGTGCCAAG GGTATAGAGTACTTGCATAAAAAAAGCATAGTTCACCGGGATCTTAAGACGCAAAACTTGTTACTTTTCAATGGATATCGCACGTTGAAAATATGCGATTTTGGTACAGTTAAAGAACTTGTGACAATAAATACCGAGGTAATCGGGACTGTTTGTTACATGGCACCAGAagtttgt AATTTCAATGGAAAATACACTGAAAAGTGTGATGTGTTTAGCTTTGCAATCATATTTTGGGAAGTTATGTCAAGGAAGAAGCCATTTTacgaatttaataatttgcatgcattggcaatccaaaaaaaaataattgaag ATAAGCGTCCGAATTTAAATGACATTATTTACAAGAATTGTGATTGGGTTAaaccaataataaaaaaatgctgGGATCATGATCCAAAAAAGCGGGCAACGATGAAAGAGCTGTCTGATTTTCTCCCGAATTAtgacatatacatattttttaacgAGATCCAATTTAGGAGAGGT atGCAGCTTAGAGGAATTACTGATTTTTGCACAGCAatttggaaaaacaaaaaaattgttgtacaCAAAATTAAAGACTATTTTGAAGAAGACGAAAAATCTTTCTTCAAAGAAATTCGTAATTTGAAAAGGTTGAAccattcaaatattattacattatatGGTGCCTCCAAATATCCCGACAATCGCTTATGCGTACTTTCTGAGTTTGCAGATTGTGACTCACTTTATGATTGTATACATGATGATGATTTCAAGATTTCATACTATCAGATACTGCGTTGGATGTTGCAATGTGCCAAG gcTTTGAAGTACttgcatacaaaaaaaatagtccATCGATCTCTAAGTTCGCGCAATTTATTACTATTCGATAAGTATCgtgtattaaaaataagtaatatttATCAAGTGAAGAAATTTCGTAGTGTGCCAGATCCCTATTTGGCTCCAGAATACTGG GATACTAATGGAAAATTTACAGAAAAGGGTAATATATTTAGCTTTGCCATTATTTTCTTGGAAGTAATGACGAGGAAAAAGCCGTTTGAACTATATAGACTTATGGAGATATTTTCAGTCGCACATAATCTAAAAAATG ATTTGATTCACATGGAAATAAACGAGTCAGATActataatgcaaataataaaaaaatgcttaaatcGAAATCCAGAAAATAGACCAACTATGAAACGAATTGTGTCTTTTCTCGGATGCGATTATAGGTTTCGCATTAATGTGGACCATGCTGACTTGGGATTCACGACATTT ACTGACTCTACCTGTGAGACGCTTTGCACAGCATTGTGGAGACGTTCGGAATCTAATGGTTTAGTAAAACATGATTTTGATACTGATTTAATAACGACAAAGGTGGCACTAAAAGAAATTGACTGCAATAAGAAAATGATATGGGAAATTATGAGAGAAGTCCCCAAGATTTTAGGTCTAGCTCATGAGAATATTGCCACATTATACGGagtttctttaaattatttgaataaaatttgcatGGTTGTCGAGTATGCAAAATGTAGAACACTCTACCATTTGCTGCATTGTCGTAAGTATAAAAGGATCTTATTCCGGGAGAAGCTGAATTGGATACAGCAATGTGCCAAG GGTTTGGAGTACTTGCATGGGAAAAACATAATCCATCGGGGTCTTACAACTCGAAGCTTGTTACTTTTCGATAATTGtcgtaaattaaaaatagctgATTTCGgaaaaatgaatgaagttGAAAAAATTAGAACTGATCTCATGTGTTGCTACTTGGCTCCAGAAGTTTGC atggggaaaaaaaactattcaGAAAAGTCGGATGTTTTTAGCTTCGGTATAATTTTTTGGGAAGTGATCCAACGAGAGAAGCCATTTTCCGACTGGGATTTGCATGACATCAGTGAACATATAAAAAGAG GTATTCGACcggatatttataatttgatcaATGACGATTATAGTGGTATAGTACCGATAATGGAATGTTGTTGGCGCCAATCCTCAACAGATCGTCCAACGATGAGTGAAGTGCGTCGcgatttaaattattcaattaagcGCTATGACCATCAATCAAATTGCTGCATAAGTTAg
- the LOC132786560 gene encoding probable serine/threonine-protein kinase DDB_G0276181 isoform X6, protein MDKIVTSVSSNEIQIRERIGYGSYGVVHKALWQTELEVITIAVKIIEDKSQDSETEKIRFEKNILREIENLQKCTHPNIITLYGVSKYSDNICLLFEYADCGSLYKFLHRTKREVSMDERIDWMLQCAKMQLRGITDFCTAIWKNKKIVVHKIKDYFEEDEKSFFKEIRNLKRLNHSNIITLYGASKYPDNRLCVLSEFADCDSLYDCIHDDDFKISYYQILRWMLQCAKALKYLHTKKIVHRSLSSRNLLLFDKYRVLKISNIYQVKKFRSVPDPYLAPEYWDTNGKFTEKGNIFSFAIIFLEVMTRKKPFELYRLMEIFSVAHNLKNDDLLDLIHMEINESDTIMQIIKKCLNRNPENRPTMKRIVSFLGCDYRFRINVDHADLGFTTFTDSTCETLCTALWRRSESNGLVKHDFDTDLITTKVALKEIDCNKKMIWEIMREVPKILGLAHENIATLYGVSLNYLNKICMVVEYAKCRTLYHLLHCRKYKRILFREKLNWIQQCAKGLEYLHGKNIIHRGLTTRSLLLFDNCRKLKIADFGKMNEVEKIRTDLMCCYLAPEVCMGKKNYSEKSDVFSFGIIFWEVIQREKPFSDWDLHDISEHIKRGIRPDIYNLINDDYSGIVPIMECCWRQSSTDRPTMSEVRRDLNYSIKRYDHQSNCCIS, encoded by the exons ATGGACAAAATAGTTACAAGTGTGAGCTCCAATGAGATACAAATACGTGAAAGG ATTGGGTATGGCAGCTATGGTGTTGTCCATAAAGCATTGTGGCAGACTGAATTGGAAGTTATAACAATTGCTGTGAAAATAATTGAAGACAAAAGTCAAGATTCAGAAACAGAGAAGATTCGTTTCGAAAAGAATATTCTCCGAGAAATAGagaatttacaaaaatgtacTCATCCGAATATTATCACATTGTACGGAGTCTCCAAATACAGTGATAACATTTGTTTACTGTTCGAGTATGCGGATTGTGGATCACTCTACAAATTCTTGCACCGCACGAAAAGGGAAGTTTCGATGGACGAGAGGATTGATTGGATGCTGCAATGTGCCAAG atGCAGCTTAGAGGAATTACTGATTTTTGCACAGCAatttggaaaaacaaaaaaattgttgtacaCAAAATTAAAGACTATTTTGAAGAAGACGAAAAATCTTTCTTCAAAGAAATTCGTAATTTGAAAAGGTTGAAccattcaaatattattacattatatGGTGCCTCCAAATATCCCGACAATCGCTTATGCGTACTTTCTGAGTTTGCAGATTGTGACTCACTTTATGATTGTATACATGATGATGATTTCAAGATTTCATACTATCAGATACTGCGTTGGATGTTGCAATGTGCCAAG gcTTTGAAGTACttgcatacaaaaaaaatagtccATCGATCTCTAAGTTCGCGCAATTTATTACTATTCGATAAGTATCgtgtattaaaaataagtaatatttATCAAGTGAAGAAATTTCGTAGTGTGCCAGATCCCTATTTGGCTCCAGAATACTGG GATACTAATGGAAAATTTACAGAAAAGGGTAATATATTTAGCTTTGCCATTATTTTCTTGGAAGTAATGACGAGGAAAAAGCCGTTTGAACTATATAGACTTATGGAGATATTTTCAGTCGCACATAATCTAAAAAATG ATGATCTTTTAGATTTGATTCACATGGAAATAAACGAGTCAGATActataatgcaaataataaaaaaatgcttaaatcGAAATCCAGAAAATAGACCAACTATGAAACGAATTGTGTCTTTTCTCGGATGCGATTATAGGTTTCGCATTAATGTGGACCATGCTGACTTGGGATTCACGACATTT ACTGACTCTACCTGTGAGACGCTTTGCACAGCATTGTGGAGACGTTCGGAATCTAATGGTTTAGTAAAACATGATTTTGATACTGATTTAATAACGACAAAGGTGGCACTAAAAGAAATTGACTGCAATAAGAAAATGATATGGGAAATTATGAGAGAAGTCCCCAAGATTTTAGGTCTAGCTCATGAGAATATTGCCACATTATACGGagtttctttaaattatttgaataaaatttgcatGGTTGTCGAGTATGCAAAATGTAGAACACTCTACCATTTGCTGCATTGTCGTAAGTATAAAAGGATCTTATTCCGGGAGAAGCTGAATTGGATACAGCAATGTGCCAAG GGTTTGGAGTACTTGCATGGGAAAAACATAATCCATCGGGGTCTTACAACTCGAAGCTTGTTACTTTTCGATAATTGtcgtaaattaaaaatagctgATTTCGgaaaaatgaatgaagttGAAAAAATTAGAACTGATCTCATGTGTTGCTACTTGGCTCCAGAAGTTTGC atggggaaaaaaaactattcaGAAAAGTCGGATGTTTTTAGCTTCGGTATAATTTTTTGGGAAGTGATCCAACGAGAGAAGCCATTTTCCGACTGGGATTTGCATGACATCAGTGAACATATAAAAAGAG GTATTCGACcggatatttataatttgatcaATGACGATTATAGTGGTATAGTACCGATAATGGAATGTTGTTGGCGCCAATCCTCAACAGATCGTCCAACGATGAGTGAAGTGCGTCGcgatttaaattattcaattaagcGCTATGACCATCAATCAAATTGCTGCATAAGTTAg
- the LOC132786560 gene encoding dual specificity protein kinase pyk3-like isoform X1: MDKIVTSVSSNEIQIRERIGYGSYGVVHKALWQTELEVITIAVKIIEDKSQDSETEKIRFEKNILREIENLQKCTHPNIITLYGVSKYSDNICLLFEYADCGSLYKFLHRTKREVSMDERIDWMLQCAKGIEYLHKKSIVHRDLKTQNLLLFNGYRTLKICDFGTVKELVTINTEVIGTVCYMAPEVCNFNGKYTEKCDVFSFAIIFWEVMSRKKPFYEFNNLHALAIQKKIIEDKRPNLNDIIYKNCDWVKPIIKKCWDHDPKKRATMKELSDFLPNYDIYIFFNEIQFRRGMQLRGITDFCTAIWKNKKIVVHKIKDYFEEDEKSFFKEIRNLKRLNHSNIITLYGASKYPDNRLCVLSEFADCDSLYDCIHDDDFKISYYQILRWMLQCAKALKYLHTKKIVHRSLSSRNLLLFDKYRVLKISNIYQVKKFRSVPDPYLAPEYWDTNGKFTEKGNIFSFAIIFLEVMTRKKPFELYRLMEIFSVAHNLKNDDLLDLIHMEINESDTIMQIIKKCLNRNPENRPTMKRIVSFLGCDYRFRINVDHADLGFTTFTDSTCETLCTALWRRSESNGLVKHDFDTDLITTKVALKEIDCNKKMIWEIMREVPKILGLAHENIATLYGVSLNYLNKICMVVEYAKCRTLYHLLHCRKYKRILFREKLNWIQQCAKGLEYLHGKNIIHRGLTTRSLLLFDNCRKLKIADFGKMNEVEKIRTDLMCCYLAPEVCMGKKNYSEKSDVFSFGIIFWEVIQREKPFSDWDLHDISEHIKRGIRPDIYNLINDDYSGIVPIMECCWRQSSTDRPTMSEVRRDLNYSIKRYDHQSNCCIS, encoded by the exons ATGGACAAAATAGTTACAAGTGTGAGCTCCAATGAGATACAAATACGTGAAAGG ATTGGGTATGGCAGCTATGGTGTTGTCCATAAAGCATTGTGGCAGACTGAATTGGAAGTTATAACAATTGCTGTGAAAATAATTGAAGACAAAAGTCAAGATTCAGAAACAGAGAAGATTCGTTTCGAAAAGAATATTCTCCGAGAAATAGagaatttacaaaaatgtacTCATCCGAATATTATCACATTGTACGGAGTCTCCAAATACAGTGATAACATTTGTTTACTGTTCGAGTATGCGGATTGTGGATCACTCTACAAATTCTTGCACCGCACGAAAAGGGAAGTTTCGATGGACGAGAGGATTGATTGGATGCTGCAATGTGCCAAG GGTATAGAGTACTTGCATAAAAAAAGCATAGTTCACCGGGATCTTAAGACGCAAAACTTGTTACTTTTCAATGGATATCGCACGTTGAAAATATGCGATTTTGGTACAGTTAAAGAACTTGTGACAATAAATACCGAGGTAATCGGGACTGTTTGTTACATGGCACCAGAagtttgt AATTTCAATGGAAAATACACTGAAAAGTGTGATGTGTTTAGCTTTGCAATCATATTTTGGGAAGTTATGTCAAGGAAGAAGCCATTTTacgaatttaataatttgcatgcattggcaatccaaaaaaaaataattgaag ATAAGCGTCCGAATTTAAATGACATTATTTACAAGAATTGTGATTGGGTTAaaccaataataaaaaaatgctgGGATCATGATCCAAAAAAGCGGGCAACGATGAAAGAGCTGTCTGATTTTCTCCCGAATTAtgacatatacatattttttaacgAGATCCAATTTAGGAGAGGT atGCAGCTTAGAGGAATTACTGATTTTTGCACAGCAatttggaaaaacaaaaaaattgttgtacaCAAAATTAAAGACTATTTTGAAGAAGACGAAAAATCTTTCTTCAAAGAAATTCGTAATTTGAAAAGGTTGAAccattcaaatattattacattatatGGTGCCTCCAAATATCCCGACAATCGCTTATGCGTACTTTCTGAGTTTGCAGATTGTGACTCACTTTATGATTGTATACATGATGATGATTTCAAGATTTCATACTATCAGATACTGCGTTGGATGTTGCAATGTGCCAAG gcTTTGAAGTACttgcatacaaaaaaaatagtccATCGATCTCTAAGTTCGCGCAATTTATTACTATTCGATAAGTATCgtgtattaaaaataagtaatatttATCAAGTGAAGAAATTTCGTAGTGTGCCAGATCCCTATTTGGCTCCAGAATACTGG GATACTAATGGAAAATTTACAGAAAAGGGTAATATATTTAGCTTTGCCATTATTTTCTTGGAAGTAATGACGAGGAAAAAGCCGTTTGAACTATATAGACTTATGGAGATATTTTCAGTCGCACATAATCTAAAAAATG ATGATCTTTTAGATTTGATTCACATGGAAATAAACGAGTCAGATActataatgcaaataataaaaaaatgcttaaatcGAAATCCAGAAAATAGACCAACTATGAAACGAATTGTGTCTTTTCTCGGATGCGATTATAGGTTTCGCATTAATGTGGACCATGCTGACTTGGGATTCACGACATTT ACTGACTCTACCTGTGAGACGCTTTGCACAGCATTGTGGAGACGTTCGGAATCTAATGGTTTAGTAAAACATGATTTTGATACTGATTTAATAACGACAAAGGTGGCACTAAAAGAAATTGACTGCAATAAGAAAATGATATGGGAAATTATGAGAGAAGTCCCCAAGATTTTAGGTCTAGCTCATGAGAATATTGCCACATTATACGGagtttctttaaattatttgaataaaatttgcatGGTTGTCGAGTATGCAAAATGTAGAACACTCTACCATTTGCTGCATTGTCGTAAGTATAAAAGGATCTTATTCCGGGAGAAGCTGAATTGGATACAGCAATGTGCCAAG GGTTTGGAGTACTTGCATGGGAAAAACATAATCCATCGGGGTCTTACAACTCGAAGCTTGTTACTTTTCGATAATTGtcgtaaattaaaaatagctgATTTCGgaaaaatgaatgaagttGAAAAAATTAGAACTGATCTCATGTGTTGCTACTTGGCTCCAGAAGTTTGC atggggaaaaaaaactattcaGAAAAGTCGGATGTTTTTAGCTTCGGTATAATTTTTTGGGAAGTGATCCAACGAGAGAAGCCATTTTCCGACTGGGATTTGCATGACATCAGTGAACATATAAAAAGAG GTATTCGACcggatatttataatttgatcaATGACGATTATAGTGGTATAGTACCGATAATGGAATGTTGTTGGCGCCAATCCTCAACAGATCGTCCAACGATGAGTGAAGTGCGTCGcgatttaaattattcaattaagcGCTATGACCATCAATCAAATTGCTGCATAAGTTAg